The nucleotide window GGCCTGGTGGCCGCCGCGCTGCTGGCCGAAGCCGGCCGGAAGGTGGCGATGTTCGAACGCACCCTCAAGCCCGGCGGCGGCATCTGGGGCGGCGGCATGCTGTTCAACGAGATCGTCGTGCCGTCGGATGCCCTGGCCGTCCTCGACCGGTTCGGCATCGGCCACCGGCCGGCCGGCGACGGCCTGCACACCGCCGATGCGGTGGAGGTCGCCGGCGGCCTGATCTTCGGAGCCGCGAAGGCCGGGGTGAAGATCTTCAACGCCGTCGAAGCCGAGGACGTGGTGTTCAAGGAGGGCCGGATCGCCGGACTGGTCGTCAACTTCGCACCGGTCCGCCGGCTGGGCATGCATGTGGATCCGCTGTTGGTGGCCGCCCGCGCGGTGCTGGACAGCACCGGGCACCCCAGCGAGGTGGCGGCCATGGCGGCCCGCAAGGCGGGCATCCGCCTCGAGACCGACACAGGCGGGATCGTGGGCGAGAAACCCGCCTGGGTGGACCAAGGGGAGCGCATGACCGTGGCGCAAACGAAGCGGCTCTACCCCGGTCTCTATGTTTCCGGGATGGCCGCCAACAATACCTCGGGCGGCTTCCGCATGGGGCCCATCTTCGGAGGAATGTTTCACTCCGGCGAGAAGGTCGCCCAGCTCATTCTCACGGACCTCGAAGCCGGCAATTGAGGGCGGCGAACGATTCTGACCGGCACACCGCCGGCGATCGCACCACACGGCGCGGAGCGGGCCCTCGATGTCAGCCCTGCCCGCCCCGCTCCGGCGACCTGTCCGGAGCAGCGGTTCGACAGCCGGATGTGGCGCCGCCCGGCCGACGGTCCCACCCGCCCGGTCGTCTCCCGCGTTCGCCGCCCCAGTGGTATAATTGGGCCGACAACGATATTCCGATGACCACAACCTGTCTTGGGAGGTGACCATGCAACTGGCATCTCGGACATGGGTTGGATCAGCCCCCACGGGGTTGTGCCTGGCCGCCCTGGCGGCGGTGATGTTCTGCCTGGCCGATGCGCCCCATGCAGCGCGATGGGAAACCGTGGCCACGGGGGGCAACACCGTGAACACGGCCGGCGGCGAAATCTGCATTGACTCGATGAAGCCCGGAGCCGCCTATATCTACCAGCCGCGGACCTACGGGTACGATCGGGACTACGCCGTCTCCTTCGATTTCCAACTGCAAGTTCCGGACGGCCACTGGCTGACGCTCTTCGACGATGGCTTCATCCATGTCGCCACCGACTGGGGCGCCACGATCACCCACTTTCAGACCGGGCGGCCCTACAACTGCGTGCCCCCGATCATGACGCTCGAACTGAACCGGTGGTACCACTTCCGGATTGAGGCCCGTCCACAGCAGAAGGCCTTCGACCTGTTCGTGGACGGCAAGCGGGTCGGCGGAGCGGTCAATCTGGAGCCCGGCGTGGCGGCCGCCCCGAACGTGCCCACAGGCAGCATCGAGCTGGGCGACTCGGAACCGACGGCGTATAACCGCGGGAAGGGTTGCTGGCGCAACCTGTCATGGACAGCGCCCGGCGGCGGACAACCTCCCCCGCCACCACCTCCTGCCGATCCCGGTTCGCTGGAAGGCGAATGGACCATCACCTGGCGGGGTTCCATCAACCAGACCCACACCCTGAGCTTCACCCGAAGCGGCGGCGGATTCACCGGCCGCTACACCGACATCAATGACGTTAGCGTCTTCACGGCATCCGTACACACCGGGCGCGGCGGCCGGGTGGTATCCATCCTGCAGAGTAACGTGACCGGCAACATCCGGGACGACTACTTCGCGGTCTATGGCGGGATTCTGCGGGACGGGGTGATCGAGGGCACCTTCTGCGACGTCCAGGGTCATCAAGCGGAGATTCGCCTGGTTCGCACACGCTGAGGGTGCCGGGACACGCCGGATGCCGATCGCTGTTGATCGGAAAGAGCTGTTGTTTCCTGGGGCAGGGTCGGTCCGAAGCATCGGCGACGAGTGTGCGGTCGGCCGGTGACGGCGCGGCGTCACTCCAGCGGCGGATCGGCTGCAGCCGGTGGGGCCGCGGTGCCGGTTCGGTTGAGCTCCCAGATGACCCTGAGGCCATGCAGGGACAGGAAGGCGTCGTAGCGGGTCACCGTGGTGGCGACCTGGGCGATGATGTTGAGCAGCCCGCCGGTGGCGACCACGGCTGGAGCGGCGCCCATGGCGCGGCCCATCTCCCCGCAGACGCGGTCCACCAGGCCGGCGAAGCCGTAGACCATGCCGGCGCGCATGGCGCCGATGGTGTCGCGGCCCAGCGCCGACTCGGGCTGGGCCATGTCGATCTGGGGCAGTTTGGCCGCGTTGGCCGACAGCGACTGCGCCGCCGACAGGATCCCCGGCGCGATGGCCACGCCCACGATCTCGCGCGCCGCCGACACGGCGACGAACGCCGTGGCTGTGCCGAACGACACAATGATCGCCGGCAGCGGGTAGCGGACGGCGGCGCCCGCGGCCAGGCAGAGCAGGTCGGAGCCGAGTTCCGCCGGGTGGGCCGTCCGCACCGCGACGCCGGCGTCCAGCCCGTGCCGGATCACCAGGCACGGCCGGCCGGTGACCTTGGCCACCGCCCGCTCCAGGAGCGGCAGCACCGGCGGGACCACCGACGACAGGGCCGCGCCGTCGAACGACCGGCTGTCGATCCCCTCGCCGGCCAGCAGCGCCCGGATGAGCACGGCGTACTCGTCCGAGGTCTTGTGGGCATCGGTGGCGATGCGGAAGTTGACGGCCAGCGCGTCGCCGCGGAACACGCCGAACTTGATCTGGGTGTTGCCGCAGTCCACGGCCAGGAGTCGGGTGGGTTCGGTCATCACGGGCTCCTCGGGAACATTGGACATACCTTACATCACGCGGCCGGCTCAGTCAATTCATCGAGACTCGAGGCTCGTTCCTGTTTCTGTGTTCGTGCTCGTGATCGTAATCGTGATCGTAATCGGACACCGGACTTCGGATTTTGGACAGCGGGTGTCGCCCCCGCACGATCTGACCCTATTCCAACAGCCAATAGCAGCAATCAGCTATAACCAAAAATTACTCCCATTGACCCATTCACCGATTCACCGTCTATCTGAGCTGTTGTCGCTCCAACAGCAATCGGGCGATCAGGGCCGTCCAGATGTACTGCCGGTTCCAGCCGGCCTGGCGGTCGTCGGCGGAGTAGAACTCCCAAAAGCTGTGGTTCGCCCTGAGCTGCCATGCCACTGTGGCCGCGACCCGGTCGGCCAGCTCCTTCGCCTCGCGGTGGAAGTGGTAACGCACCAGGCCGCGGAACAGAAGGTACTGCCACGGCACCCAGACGGGTCCGTTCCAGTAGCCCATGGGATTGTAGTCGGGATCGTCGGCGGCGAGGCTGGGCACGCCGAACTCCCGCCGGAACGTCGCCGGGTTGTTCACGTGTTCCCGCAGCCGCGCCGCCTGCTCGGGTGTGGCCACGCCGGCCCAGAGTGCCAGGAAGCCGATGATCTCCTTCACCTTCAGGTCGTCGGGCGCGTTCAGGGTGAAGTCGTGGTCGGCCTTGTCCACGTGGTAGTAGAAGCCGGTGGACGGATCCCAGAACGTCGCGTTGATCCGCTCGGTGCGGCTTCTGGCCTCGGCCCGCCAGCTCTCGGCTTCGCCGGCCAGGCCCAGCTCCGCCGCCATGTCGGCCAGGGCGTCCGCCTCGGCCACCAGCAGGATGTTCAGGTCGGCGGCCTCCAGTCGGTCGGGTTTGTCCACCCGGTCCCACACCGCCACGCGCGCGTCGCGCACCGATTCCAGCTCACCGTGACCGCCCCACTCGCAGAGGCCGTCGCCGTCGGTGTCGCGCTGCGCCGGCCAAAACCGGTAAAACTTGACGCCGGCGGCGTACGCCTCCGCCAGAAACTGCCGGTCGCCGGTCTGCCGGTACAGTTCCCGGTTCGTCCAGTTGAACCAGGGCGCCGCCGAGGTGGGGCGTCCGCCGGTGGGGATGGTCTCGTCCAGGTACGGACCGCTGCGGTAGTTGATGTAGCCGTCGGGCCCCTGCCGGTCGATGAAGACGCGCTGCGAGTCCAACGCGGCGGCCGGGTCCATGAGCGCGCCGGCGAGCATCACCAGGCTCTCGTGGAAGACCTGTCCGCCGTAGCCCC belongs to Acidobacteriota bacterium and includes:
- a CDS encoding thiazole biosynthesis protein, with amino-acid sequence METQVSRAIVRRFFQKLDDHLVVDVAVVGAGPSGLVAAALLAEAGRKVAMFERTLKPGGGIWGGGMLFNEIVVPSDALAVLDRFGIGHRPAGDGLHTADAVEVAGGLIFGAAKAGVKIFNAVEAEDVVFKEGRIAGLVVNFAPVRRLGMHVDPLLVAARAVLDSTGHPSEVAAMAARKAGIRLETDTGGIVGEKPAWVDQGERMTVAQTKRLYPGLYVSGMAANNTSGGFRMGPIFGGMFHSGEKVAQLILTDLEAGN
- a CDS encoding type III pantothenate kinase — translated: MTEPTRLLAVDCGNTQIKFGVFRGDALAVNFRIATDAHKTSDEYAVLIRALLAGEGIDSRSFDGAALSSVVPPVLPLLERAVAKVTGRPCLVIRHGLDAGVAVRTAHPAELGSDLLCLAAGAAVRYPLPAIIVSFGTATAFVAVSAAREIVGVAIAPGILSAAQSLSANAAKLPQIDMAQPESALGRDTIGAMRAGMVYGFAGLVDRVCGEMGRAMGAAPAVVATGGLLNIIAQVATTVTRYDAFLSLHGLRVIWELNRTGTAAPPAAADPPLE